A genomic region of Devosia ginsengisoli contains the following coding sequences:
- a CDS encoding TRAP transporter small permease subunit, with product MQALALLVRAISGLNRIVGEVLSWLALGCVLVCFAVVVERYVFSSSTLWMQDLYVWLGGAMFTGVAGFALMRDDHVRVDIFYRPAPVRKKAMADLFGVVFFLLPFIYVVFHYAWPAVARSWSYQEGSANIGGMPGLFVLKGFIIVFCVLVGLQGLAMGARAVLTLTNRDDLLPDDQRYIADDAKEVH from the coding sequence ATGCAGGCCCTTGCTTTGCTTGTCCGCGCGATCAGCGGTTTGAACCGCATCGTCGGCGAAGTGTTGTCATGGCTGGCGCTCGGATGCGTGCTGGTTTGCTTCGCGGTTGTCGTGGAGCGCTATGTATTCAGCTCATCCACATTGTGGATGCAGGATCTCTATGTCTGGCTGGGTGGCGCCATGTTCACGGGTGTCGCCGGCTTCGCGTTGATGCGCGACGACCATGTACGCGTCGATATCTTCTATCGCCCGGCACCGGTGCGAAAGAAGGCAATGGCAGACCTGTTCGGTGTCGTGTTCTTCCTGCTGCCGTTCATCTACGTCGTGTTTCACTATGCCTGGCCCGCCGTAGCGCGCTCGTGGAGCTATCAGGAAGGCTCGGCCAATATCGGCGGTATGCCGGGGCTGTTCGTGCTCAAAGGGTTCATCATCGTGTTCTGCGTGCTCGTGGGTCTGCAGGGCCTGGCCATGGGTGCCCGTGCCGTCCTGACGCTCACCAACCGCGACGACCTGCTGCCCGATGACCAGCGCTACATCGCCGATGACGCCAAGGAAGTGCATTGA
- a CDS encoding TRAP transporter large permease, producing the protein MDPVLIGEILSGLMFVGVIGVLMLGFPVAFSLAGTALIFGLVGWFLGVYDPSNYGSLVGRYLGMMTNEVLVAVPLFIFMGVMLERSGIAEQLLLTMGKLFGNLRGGLGLSVIVVGALLAASTGVVGATVVTMGLISLPAMLRAGYDPKLATGVICASGTLGQIIPPSTVLIFMGDMLSGINAQVQMEKGNFAPEPVSVGALFAGAIIPGLLLVGLYASWVIFKAVTDPKSCPATPVPEAEKAGLMREVFVALVPPLLLIVAVLGSILAGIATPTEAASVGSVGAMILAALRGKLGLTILRQAVISTATITSMVFIILFGAAVFSIVFRTMGGDNLVHEFLSSMPGGAIGATIIVMFIMFLLGFILDTFEIIFIVIPITAPVLLALGVDPIWLGVMVGVNLQTSFLTPPFGFSLFYLRGVAPARVTTGMIYRGVVPFVILQLLGLIILFAFPQLITWLPGAIYH; encoded by the coding sequence ATGGATCCCGTTCTCATTGGTGAAATTCTCTCCGGCCTTATGTTCGTTGGCGTTATCGGCGTGCTCATGCTGGGCTTCCCGGTCGCCTTTTCCCTGGCCGGAACAGCCCTGATCTTCGGCCTCGTCGGCTGGTTCCTGGGCGTCTACGACCCCTCCAACTACGGCTCACTGGTCGGCCGCTACCTCGGCATGATGACCAATGAGGTGCTGGTGGCCGTTCCGCTCTTCATCTTCATGGGCGTGATGCTGGAGCGATCCGGTATCGCCGAGCAATTGCTGCTTACCATGGGCAAGCTCTTCGGCAATCTGCGCGGCGGCCTGGGCCTCTCGGTCATCGTGGTGGGCGCGCTGCTCGCGGCATCGACCGGGGTGGTCGGCGCCACCGTGGTCACTATGGGCCTCATCTCGCTGCCCGCCATGCTGCGCGCCGGCTATGACCCCAAGCTGGCCACCGGCGTCATCTGCGCCTCCGGCACGCTGGGCCAGATCATCCCGCCCTCCACCGTCCTCATCTTCATGGGCGACATGCTCTCGGGCATCAATGCCCAGGTGCAGATGGAGAAGGGCAATTTTGCTCCGGAGCCCGTTTCGGTAGGCGCCCTGTTTGCCGGCGCGATCATTCCCGGCCTTCTGCTGGTGGGACTTTACGCGTCCTGGGTGATCTTCAAGGCGGTGACCGACCCCAAATCCTGCCCGGCAACGCCGGTACCGGAGGCCGAAAAGGCCGGCCTCATGCGCGAGGTTTTTGTTGCCCTCGTGCCGCCCCTGCTGCTGATCGTGGCCGTGCTCGGCTCGATCCTGGCCGGCATCGCCACACCCACCGAGGCCGCATCCGTGGGTTCGGTCGGTGCAATGATCCTGGCCGCTTTGCGTGGCAAGCTGGGCCTCACCATCCTGCGCCAGGCGGTGATTTCGACGGCCACCATCACCTCGATGGTGTTCATCATCCTGTTCGGTGCTGCGGTCTTCTCCATCGTCTTCCGCACCATGGGTGGCGACAACCTGGTTCATGAATTCCTCTCGTCCATGCCGGGCGGAGCGATCGGCGCCACGATCATCGTGATGTTCATCATGTTCCTGCTCGGCTTCATCCTGGACACATTCGAGATCATCTTCATCGTGATCCCGATCACCGCGCCGGTGCTGCTGGCCCTGGGCGTCGATCCGATCTGGCTGGGCGTGATGGTGGGCGTGAACCTGCAGACCAGCTTCCTGACGCCGCCCTTCGGCTTCTCGCTGTTCTACCTGCGCGGCGTGGCCCCGGCCCGGGTGACCACTGGCATGATCTACCGGGGCGTCGTGCCCTTCGTGATCCTGCAATTGTTGGGCCTGATCATCCTGTTCGCCTTCCCGCAGCTCATCACCTGGCTACCTGGCGCGATCTACCACTGA
- a CDS encoding TRAP transporter substrate-binding protein yields MKRREFFKTASVATIGAAAATTLATPAIAQGNINWRMVTTWPKNFPGLGVGAQRLADRITAASGGRLTIQVFAAGEMVPGLQALDAVIDGSAEMSHGAAYYWQNKSQGLSFFTGVPYGMTSRELTGWVRHMGGQEIWDEIYDQFGVQGFLSGDTGTQAGGWFKNELTGVADVQGLRFRTPGMGGQVWAKLGASVTNLAAGEIFAALQSGTLDAAEFVGPYNDLALGFYQIAKNYYFPSFIEPGLATELVVDKAKYQELPADLQALVKDVCQAEYDNVAADFAANDPRALQALVSEHGVQIRQFPEEILEAGAKAASEVLAELREGGDALTKKTAESFIAAFNVVRQKTDGTDSLFLAAREKYFTLS; encoded by the coding sequence ATGAAAAGACGCGAGTTCTTCAAGACCGCCTCGGTCGCCACGATCGGCGCTGCGGCTGCGACCACGCTGGCCACTCCGGCCATTGCGCAGGGCAATATCAACTGGCGCATGGTGACCACCTGGCCCAAGAACTTCCCCGGCCTGGGTGTGGGCGCGCAGCGCCTGGCTGATCGCATCACCGCCGCCTCGGGTGGCCGGCTGACCATCCAGGTCTTTGCGGCCGGCGAAATGGTGCCAGGCCTGCAGGCGCTCGACGCCGTCATCGACGGCTCGGCCGAAATGAGCCACGGCGCTGCCTATTACTGGCAGAACAAGAGCCAGGGCCTGTCGTTCTTTACCGGCGTGCCCTACGGCATGACCAGCCGCGAGCTGACCGGCTGGGTCCGCCATATGGGCGGCCAGGAAATCTGGGATGAAATCTACGATCAGTTCGGCGTGCAGGGCTTCCTGTCGGGCGATACCGGCACCCAGGCGGGCGGCTGGTTCAAGAATGAGCTGACCGGTGTTGCCGATGTCCAGGGCCTGCGCTTCCGCACGCCGGGCATGGGCGGTCAGGTCTGGGCCAAGCTGGGCGCCTCGGTGACCAACCTTGCCGCCGGCGAAATCTTCGCCGCGCTGCAGTCGGGCACGCTGGACGCCGCCGAATTCGTCGGCCCCTATAACGACCTGGCGCTGGGCTTCTACCAGATCGCCAAGAACTATTACTTCCCCAGCTTCATCGAGCCGGGCCTGGCCACCGAACTGGTGGTCGACAAGGCCAAGTATCAGGAACTGCCGGCTGACTTGCAGGCCCTGGTCAAGGATGTCTGCCAGGCCGAGTACGATAATGTGGCGGCCGATTTCGCTGCCAACGACCCGCGCGCCCTGCAGGCGCTGGTCAGCGAGCATGGTGTGCAGATCAGGCAGTTCCCCGAGGAAATCCTCGAGGCCGGTGCCAAGGCTGCCAGCGAGGTACTCGCCGAGCTCCGCGAAGGTGGCGATGCCCTCACCAAGAAGACGGCCGAGAGCTTCATCGCGGCCTTCAACGTGGTGCGCCAGAAGACCGACGGCACCGACTCGCTGTTCCTGGCGGCTCGCGAGAAGTACTTCACGCTCAGCTGA
- a CDS encoding cache domain-containing protein → MNLRQKILALSVLPLVLAILAITALVTLQSTQLARASIATFERNLLTAKENELLNLTNMAVSAIADIYQAADADDEAAKQQVQAILSELDYGPDGYFFAYDYDGVNIVHPRQAFRHGQNWLNMTDPDGNRVIYNLIERAKEGGGLHQYKWEKPSTGEIADKLSWAVGLDKWRWMLGTGVYLDDVFAQTAAAEDDLRSHINTTFIIVAAITVPIVFAVFLASFLITLRERRLADSKLKELTQRVVDTQEEERARIARELHDGISQTMVGARYMLDLAATKVRSGAPDAADVIERGALGLNDAIKEVRRISHDLRPGMLDDLGLTAALEALTDSFAERTGIHVELKSVAYKNMILPEARTALYRVAQEALTNIERHANATRVSIIITSAGNGPQMLIEDDGQGFAQLPAGRSGRGLGLRNMQERMEHFGGSLDVRTTSGGTTLKARLPKSTYITQKPDAVPA, encoded by the coding sequence ATGAACCTCAGACAGAAAATCCTGGCGCTGTCCGTGCTGCCGCTGGTGCTGGCTATCCTCGCCATCACCGCGCTGGTGACCTTGCAATCCACCCAATTGGCGCGGGCGAGCATCGCCACATTCGAGCGCAATCTGCTCACGGCCAAGGAAAACGAACTGCTCAACCTCACCAATATGGCCGTTTCGGCCATAGCCGACATCTATCAGGCCGCCGACGCCGATGATGAGGCCGCCAAGCAGCAGGTGCAGGCCATCCTCTCCGAGCTCGACTACGGCCCGGACGGCTACTTTTTTGCCTATGACTATGACGGGGTGAATATCGTCCATCCGCGCCAGGCCTTCCGCCACGGCCAGAACTGGTTGAACATGACCGACCCCGACGGCAATCGCGTCATCTACAACCTGATCGAACGCGCCAAGGAAGGCGGCGGGCTGCACCAATACAAGTGGGAAAAGCCCTCCACCGGCGAGATCGCCGACAAGCTCTCCTGGGCGGTCGGGCTCGACAAATGGCGCTGGATGCTGGGCACCGGCGTCTATCTCGATGACGTCTTCGCCCAGACCGCGGCGGCCGAGGACGACCTGCGCAGCCATATCAACACCACCTTCATCATCGTTGCCGCCATTACCGTACCCATCGTCTTCGCGGTCTTTCTCGCCAGCTTCCTCATCACCCTGCGCGAGCGGCGCCTGGCCGACAGCAAGCTCAAGGAGCTGACCCAGCGCGTCGTCGATACCCAGGAAGAGGAACGCGCCCGCATCGCCCGCGAACTGCATGACGGCATTTCCCAGACCATGGTGGGCGCCCGCTACATGCTCGACCTGGCCGCCACCAAGGTGCGCTCCGGCGCCCCCGACGCCGCCGATGTCATCGAGCGCGGCGCGCTCGGCCTCAACGATGCCATCAAGGAAGTGCGCCGCATCTCCCATGACCTCCGCCCCGGCATGCTCGACGATCTTGGCCTCACCGCGGCGCTCGAAGCGCTCACCGACAGCTTTGCCGAACGCACCGGCATCCATGTCGAGCTCAAGTCCGTCGCCTACAAGAACATGATCCTGCCCGAGGCGCGCACCGCGCTTTATCGCGTGGCGCAGGAGGCCCTGACCAATATCGAGCGTCATGCCAATGCCACCCGCGTCAGCATCATCATCACCAGCGCTGGCAATGGCCCGCAAATGCTGATCGAGGATGATGGCCAGGGCTTTGCCCAATTGCCGGCCGGCCGTAGCGGCCGGGGCCTCGGCTTGCGCAACATGCAGGAGCGCATGGAGCATTTCGGCGGCTCGCTGGATGTGCGCACCACATCGGGAGGCACCACGCTCAAGGCGCGGCTGCCCAAATCCACCTACATCACCCAAAAGCCCGACGCCGTTCCCGCATGA
- a CDS encoding response regulator, with the protein MSAPLPIKVLICDDHPLVREGIRAVVETFDHIRVVGAVRSALAALELAEAEHPDVVLMDINLPEISGLDAIELFRERLPRTRLLMLSMHDNREYISTAVLHGAAGYILKDVPPAEIISAIEAVAANGSYFSSGVTEALLEKGQKQSAIVPLTTREQAVLLLLAQGQSNKDVAGELDISVRTVETHRKNIKKKLGIGTTAGLTRYVIDHGLMAGD; encoded by the coding sequence ATGAGCGCCCCCCTCCCCATCAAGGTACTGATCTGCGACGACCACCCCCTGGTGCGTGAAGGCATCCGCGCCGTGGTGGAAACCTTCGACCATATCCGGGTCGTCGGCGCCGTCCGCTCGGCCCTCGCCGCGCTGGAATTGGCCGAAGCGGAGCATCCCGACGTCGTGCTGATGGACATCAACCTGCCCGAAATCAGCGGACTCGACGCCATCGAACTGTTCCGCGAGCGCCTGCCCCGCACGCGCTTGCTGATGCTCTCCATGCATGACAACCGGGAATATATCTCGACGGCGGTATTGCACGGCGCCGCCGGCTACATTCTCAAGGATGTGCCGCCCGCCGAGATCATTTCCGCCATCGAGGCAGTGGCCGCCAACGGCTCCTATTTTTCCTCCGGTGTCACCGAGGCCCTGCTGGAAAAGGGCCAGAAGCAGAGTGCGATCGTACCGCTAACCACACGCGAACAAGCCGTGTTGTTGCTGCTCGCCCAGGGACAGTCCAACAAGGATGTGGCGGGCGAACTCGACATTTCCGTGCGCACGGTCGAAACCCACCGCAAGAATATCAAGAAAAAGCTCGGCATCGGCACCACAGCCGGCCTCACCCGCTATGTCATCGATCACGGTTTGATGGCCGGCGACTGA
- a CDS encoding COG4315 family predicted lipoprotein, translating into MKFRSILAGATALALLATSAFATDYLGGAVKSTDIGGKMVLTDANGMTLYTFDKDTNGDGKSVCNDDCAAKWPPLAADAGAAAEGDFTLVTRDDGSTMWAYKGWPLYYWYEDTAPGDISGDGVGGVWHLAIE; encoded by the coding sequence ATGAAGTTCCGTTCGATTCTGGCCGGCGCCACCGCTCTCGCGCTTTTGGCCACTTCCGCCTTTGCTACCGATTATCTCGGCGGGGCGGTCAAATCCACCGATATCGGCGGCAAGATGGTGCTGACCGACGCCAACGGCATGACCCTCTACACCTTCGACAAGGATACCAATGGCGACGGCAAGAGCGTCTGCAACGACGACTGCGCTGCCAAATGGCCCCCGCTGGCGGCCGATGCCGGTGCTGCGGCTGAAGGCGACTTCACCCTGGTCACCCGCGACGATGGCTCGACCATGTGGGCCTATAAGGGCTGGCCGCTCTACTACTGGTATGAAGACACCGCACCCGGCGACATTTCCGGCGACGGCGTCGGCGGCGTCTGGCATCTTGCCATCGAATAA
- a CDS encoding sigma-70 family RNA polymerase sigma factor encodes MNDFLDQLETCVPALRRYARALTRNADLADDLVQDCLERAISRRGLFRPTGAVRAWLFTILLNLHRNALRASHRRGETVDIDMVPELSTPAAQPGHIALAELARAIDTLPPEQKEALLLVTLEGIPYAEAAGIIGIPLGTLMSRLGRARAALRTLTGHPAEPHLRTVK; translated from the coding sequence TTGAACGATTTCCTCGACCAGCTCGAAACCTGCGTGCCGGCCCTCAGGCGCTACGCCCGGGCCCTGACGCGCAATGCCGACCTGGCCGACGATCTCGTGCAGGATTGCCTCGAACGCGCCATTTCCAGGCGCGGCCTGTTCCGGCCCACCGGAGCGGTCCGCGCCTGGCTGTTCACGATCCTGCTCAACCTGCATCGCAACGCCCTGCGCGCATCGCATCGGCGCGGCGAGACCGTGGATATCGACATGGTTCCCGAACTGTCCACCCCGGCCGCCCAGCCGGGCCATATCGCGCTGGCCGAACTGGCGCGAGCGATAGACACCCTCCCTCCTGAGCAAAAGGAAGCACTCCTGCTGGTTACACTGGAAGGCATACCCTATGCCGAGGCGGCGGGGATAATTGGCATCCCTCTGGGCACCCTGATGAGCCGGCTGGGCAGGGCCCGCGCCGCCCTTCGGACCCTGACCGGACATCCGGCCGAGCCGCATCTGAGGACCGTCAAATGA
- a CDS encoding anti-sigma factor family protein yields MSEITRDQLMAYADGQLPEPEHAAMEAFLAANPDAAADVALHQRQSDAIRTLFGPVGAEAVPARLKPRRLAAEMARRRTRNWGWVAAAVVLVGLGLGAGWIARPLFDARPASQLLIADAVNAHAVYVAENRHAVEVGSDDSEHLSGWLSNRLDTRLRMPDLATEGFTLVGGRLLPGEPHAGGRAAQLMYENATSDRVTIYVTAALPDRAPGYEFASYDGAEVFYWANARITCTVVGTLPEEQMKTVASSIYRQLTEGDVNAGRPYRG; encoded by the coding sequence ATGAGCGAGATCACCCGCGACCAGCTGATGGCCTATGCCGACGGACAATTGCCCGAGCCCGAGCATGCCGCCATGGAGGCTTTCCTTGCCGCCAATCCTGATGCTGCGGCCGATGTGGCGCTGCATCAGCGCCAGAGCGATGCGATCCGGACGCTGTTCGGCCCGGTCGGCGCCGAAGCCGTGCCGGCCCGGCTCAAGCCGCGCCGCCTGGCCGCCGAAATGGCGCGCCGTCGGACCCGCAACTGGGGCTGGGTTGCCGCCGCCGTCGTGCTGGTCGGCCTGGGCCTCGGCGCCGGCTGGATCGCCCGCCCGCTGTTTGACGCAAGGCCGGCAAGCCAGTTGCTCATCGCCGACGCCGTCAATGCCCATGCCGTCTATGTCGCCGAAAACCGCCACGCCGTCGAAGTCGGCAGTGACGACAGCGAACACCTTTCCGGCTGGCTCTCCAACCGGCTCGATACCCGGCTGCGCATGCCCGACCTCGCCACCGAAGGCTTTACCCTGGTCGGCGGCCGTCTGCTGCCGGGCGAGCCGCATGCCGGCGGCCGCGCCGCCCAGCTGATGTATGAAAACGCCACCAGCGACCGCGTGACCATCTATGTCACCGCGGCCCTGCCCGACCGCGCGCCGGGCTATGAATTCGCCAGCTATGACGGCGCCGAAGTCTTCTACTGGGCCAATGCCCGCATCACCTGCACCGTGGTCGGCACCCTGCCCGAGGAGCAGATGAAAACCGTCGCCAGCTCGATTTATCGCCAGTTGACCGAAGGCGATGTCAACGCGGGACGGCCCTATCGGGGCTAG
- a CDS encoding alpha-hydroxy acid oxidase, with amino-acid sequence MAALDKILTVDEMKTRARRSVPKMFFEYADSGSYTEGTYRDNESDFNKIKLKQKIAVNLEGRNLKTEMLGQQITMPVAIAPAATGGMQVADGEIKAARAAEKYGIPFTLSTMAVCSIEDIAENTTAPFWFQLYVMRDRGFIERLIDRAKAAKCSALVLTMDLQILGQRHKDIHNGLSTPPKFNAYSVWQMMQHPLWCARMLGTKRHTFRNIVGHVGGDHDLASLSAWTSSQFDPTLNWADIAWVKKRFGGPVIVKGVLDPDDAQSAIDNGADAIIVSNHGGRQLDGAPSTIRVLPDIVERVGHKTEVYLDSGIRSGQDVLKALAYGAKGTFIGRPMLYGLGAGGEAGVTRVLDIIAKELDTTMALCGERDILNVGLHNIYSNDIPPRHAPVASPDRAVPR; translated from the coding sequence ATGGCCGCACTCGACAAGATTCTCACCGTGGACGAGATGAAGACCAGGGCGCGCCGCAGCGTGCCCAAGATGTTCTTCGAATATGCCGATAGCGGCAGCTATACCGAAGGCACCTATCGCGACAACGAGAGCGACTTCAACAAGATCAAGCTCAAGCAGAAGATCGCGGTCAATCTGGAAGGCCGCAATCTCAAGACCGAGATGCTGGGCCAGCAGATCACCATGCCGGTGGCCATCGCCCCGGCGGCGACCGGCGGCATGCAGGTGGCCGATGGCGAGATCAAGGCGGCTAGGGCGGCCGAAAAATACGGCATTCCCTTCACGCTCTCGACCATGGCGGTCTGCTCCATCGAGGACATTGCCGAGAACACCACGGCGCCCTTCTGGTTCCAGCTGTACGTGATGCGCGATCGTGGCTTTATCGAGCGGTTGATCGACCGGGCCAAGGCGGCGAAATGTTCGGCTTTGGTGCTGACCATGGACCTGCAGATCCTGGGCCAGCGCCACAAGGACATCCATAACGGCCTCTCCACGCCGCCCAAATTCAACGCCTATTCGGTCTGGCAGATGATGCAGCACCCGCTGTGGTGCGCGCGCATGCTGGGTACCAAGCGCCACACCTTCCGCAACATTGTCGGCCATGTTGGCGGCGACCACGATCTGGCCTCGCTCTCGGCCTGGACCTCCAGCCAGTTCGACCCCACGCTCAACTGGGCCGATATCGCCTGGGTCAAGAAGCGCTTCGGCGGGCCTGTCATCGTCAAGGGCGTGCTCGATCCCGATGATGCGCAGTCGGCCATCGACAATGGGGCCGATGCCATCATCGTTTCCAACCATGGCGGCCGCCAGCTCGATGGCGCGCCCTCGACCATCAGGGTGCTGCCCGATATCGTCGAGCGGGTCGGCCACAAGACCGAGGTCTATCTCGATAGCGGCATCCGCTCGGGACAGGATGTGCTCAAGGCGCTGGCCTATGGCGCCAAGGGCACCTTTATCGGCCGGCCCATGCTCTATGGGCTCGGGGCAGGCGGCGAAGCCGGGGTGACCCGCGTGCTCGACATTATCGCCAAGGAACTCGACACCACCATGGCCCTGTGCGGCGAGCGCGACATTCTCAATGTCGGCCTGCATAATATCTATTCCAACGACATTCCGCCGCGGCATGCGCCGGTGGCTAGCCCCGATAGGGCCGTCCCGCGTTGA
- a CDS encoding SMP-30/gluconolactonase/LRE family protein, whose translation MAIGGDALEFIDKKFYDLTIGIAALEVLFDGCRWAEGPVWFGDGNFLVWSDIPNNRMLKWVPDLGVTSFRTPSNYVNGNTRDRQGRLISCSHGARAVLRTEWDGTVTTLVDRHQGKRLNSPNDVVVKSDGTIWFTDPSYGILSDYEGYKSDPEQDGCFVYRFDPADGSLTVVADDFAKPNGLAFSPDESVLYVSDTGQSHDPDWPAHIRQFNVDGARLTNPGIFADVDSGLPDGFRLDIEGNVWTSAGLGVNVYDPGGALLGRIRTGAKTSNVVFGGPRRNRLFITCSQYVMATYVSATGLQTP comes from the coding sequence ATGGCCATCGGCGGCGACGCGCTCGAGTTCATCGACAAGAAATTCTACGACCTCACCATCGGGATAGCCGCGCTCGAAGTGCTCTTTGACGGCTGCCGCTGGGCCGAAGGACCGGTGTGGTTCGGCGACGGTAATTTCCTGGTCTGGAGCGACATCCCCAACAACCGCATGCTCAAATGGGTGCCGGACCTCGGCGTCACCAGCTTCCGCACGCCCTCCAACTACGTGAACGGCAATACCCGCGACCGGCAGGGACGGCTCATCTCCTGCTCGCATGGCGCCCGCGCCGTGTTGCGCACCGAATGGGATGGTACGGTGACCACGCTGGTCGACCGCCATCAGGGCAAGAGGCTCAATTCCCCCAATGATGTCGTGGTGAAATCGGATGGCACGATCTGGTTCACCGATCCTAGCTACGGCATCCTTTCCGACTATGAGGGCTACAAGTCCGATCCTGAACAGGACGGCTGCTTCGTCTATCGGTTCGATCCGGCGGACGGTTCATTGACCGTCGTGGCCGACGACTTCGCCAAGCCCAACGGGCTGGCCTTTTCGCCCGACGAGTCGGTGCTCTATGTCTCCGACACCGGTCAAAGCCATGACCCGGACTGGCCGGCCCATATCCGCCAGTTCAATGTCGATGGCGCAAGGCTGACCAATCCCGGAATCTTTGCCGATGTGGATTCCGGTCTGCCCGATGGCTTCCGCCTTGATATCGAAGGCAATGTGTGGACCAGCGCCGGGCTGGGCGTGAATGTCTATGACCCAGGCGGCGCCCTGCTGGGGCGGATCAGGACGGGCGCCAAAACGTCCAATGTCGTGTTCGGCGGACCGCGTCGGAACCGGCTTTTCATCACCTGTAGCCAATATGTGATGGCGACTTATGTCAGCGCGACGGGCTTGCAGACACCTTGA
- a CDS encoding class I SAM-dependent methyltransferase: MKPADFIRANLRLEPVPSLPEIRLYTAHPGSRLSRLAAPDDAAPYWAWQWAGGLALAQHFAAHPDVVAGKRVLDLGAGSGLVGIAAVQAGGIANAAEIDPNGQAAIALNAAANRVSVPLVEIDIAGDAPEGFDLIAAGDVFYNPEVGKLMLPFLERCVAAGIAVLVGDPERRDLPVERLERVASYAVGDVGDARDSAGRVGSVYRLRPPSTTSR; the protein is encoded by the coding sequence TTGAAACCGGCCGATTTCATTCGCGCCAATCTGCGGCTCGAACCGGTGCCATCGCTGCCCGAAATCCGGCTCTATACCGCCCATCCCGGCAGCCGGCTGTCGCGGTTGGCGGCGCCGGATGATGCTGCGCCCTATTGGGCCTGGCAATGGGCCGGAGGATTGGCTTTGGCGCAGCATTTCGCGGCGCATCCGGACGTGGTGGCGGGCAAGCGCGTGCTCGACCTGGGGGCGGGATCGGGGTTGGTGGGCATTGCCGCTGTGCAAGCGGGCGGCATAGCCAATGCCGCGGAAATCGATCCGAACGGGCAGGCGGCCATTGCGCTCAATGCGGCGGCCAACAGGGTGTCTGTGCCGCTGGTCGAGATCGACATTGCGGGCGATGCGCCTGAGGGGTTCGATCTCATCGCGGCGGGCGACGTGTTCTACAATCCCGAGGTCGGGAAGCTGATGCTGCCGTTTCTGGAGCGGTGCGTTGCGGCGGGGATCGCGGTGCTGGTCGGTGACCCCGAGCGGCGGGATCTGCCGGTGGAGCGGCTGGAACGGGTCGCGTCCTATGCCGTGGGCGATGTGGGGGACGCGCGGGACAGTGCTGGGCGGGTGGGGTCGGTATATCGGCTGCGGCCCCCAAGCACCACATCCCGCTAA
- a CDS encoding acylphosphatase, with translation MRSAHVIITGRVQGVGFRVWVEAEAVARGLGGWVRNRRDGTVEAVFRGQASDVGGMLDVCWNGPDMALVNHVAVSETDERPAGFEIRATV, from the coding sequence ATGCGCAGCGCCCACGTCATCATAACCGGACGTGTTCAAGGGGTCGGCTTTCGCGTCTGGGTCGAGGCGGAAGCGGTGGCGCGCGGCCTCGGCGGCTGGGTGCGCAACCGTCGAGACGGGACGGTCGAGGCAGTGTTTCGGGGCCAAGCAAGCGATGTCGGCGGCATGCTGGACGTCTGTTGGAACGGCCCCGATATGGCGCTGGTCAACCATGTTGCGGTTTCGGAAACGGACGAAAGACCGGCGGGATTCGAGATTCGCGCAACGGTTTAG
- a CDS encoding TfoX/Sxy family protein, with product MSSQQKTVDYILEQSADAGTMTAKKMFGEYGLYCDGKIVALVCDDQLFMKPTAAGRDYIGVVTEGLPFSKATPYFLIDGGHWDDADWLAGLVRVTASELPLPKPKKTKK from the coding sequence GTGAGCAGCCAGCAGAAGACGGTCGATTATATCCTCGAACAGAGCGCTGACGCCGGCACGATGACGGCGAAGAAGATGTTCGGCGAATATGGCCTCTATTGCGACGGCAAGATCGTCGCGCTGGTATGCGACGATCAACTGTTCATGAAGCCCACCGCGGCCGGCCGCGACTATATCGGCGTGGTCACCGAGGGCTTGCCGTTTTCCAAGGCCACCCCCTATTTCCTCATCGACGGCGGTCATTGGGACGACGCCGACTGGCTCGCGGGCCTCGTGCGGGTTACGGCTTCGGAACTGCCGCTGCCCAAGCCGAAGAAGACGAAAAAGTGA